In Azotosporobacter soli, a single genomic region encodes these proteins:
- a CDS encoding flagellar hook capping FlgD N-terminal domain-containing protein: MSTISSTTSTSSTTSSSTTSSTGSTTLDTDSFLQILAAELQYQDPSDPVSATEYVSQMATISSLSQLSNIYSAVNSGNAYSLIGQTVTYSTTDSSGDSTTAQGTVGYVTISNGTTYVNIDGTNVSLDSISVVGATS; the protein is encoded by the coding sequence CGACTTCCTCGACTACTTCGTCAAGCACAACGAGTTCTACGGGTTCGACTACATTAGATACAGATTCGTTCCTTCAAATTTTAGCGGCAGAATTACAGTATCAGGATCCGTCAGATCCTGTCAGTGCAACGGAATATGTAAGTCAAATGGCTACGATTAGCTCACTGTCACAACTGTCAAACATTTATTCGGCGGTAAACAGCGGAAATGCATATAGCTTAATTGGACAAACCGTGACATATTCGACAACGGATTCTTCGGGAGATTCAACGACGGCACAAGGTACTGTGGGTTACGTAACTATTTCCAACGGCACTACATATGTAAATATTGACGGAACCAATGTCAGCTTAGATTCCATATCGGTGGTCGGAGCAACATCGTAA